Within Sorghum bicolor cultivar BTx623 chromosome 2, Sorghum_bicolor_NCBIv3, whole genome shotgun sequence, the genomic segment TTTGAGATGTAAATGAATCTAAACAGAATGGAATATTTTGGTTGTCAAGATGGTCAAAAGGTAACAGCACAATGCATACAAGCCATAAGAAAATGCAGTCTCCTCGCTACAGAATACAGATAAAAAAGCAATGCATGAAGGTTCAAGTTCATAACTAATTTCAAGGATTCAGAAGCCATGAGATTATTTCCTTCCGTTTCACATTTATAAAGAAGGCTATTGAAGAACAGAAAATTGTATCTGACAAAAAATAAAGAACATAAAACAAATGTTGATCTTATACACTATCTTACCTGGTCCTTGATGAAAGCTTTGAAGGGTCCACATACAGCTGTATACCAGAAAGGTACGGCACATAATACTGAATCACAGATTCACTTCCACTTAAGACAAGGGGGACACCAGCCCCGTAAAAGCTCCACTCCTTGAAAGCCTCCCAGAGATCTCCAAGGCAGAAATATGGTCGAGAATTCGTAACATCAGCAATCCTCCATCCCCTCATGCTGGTCTGGATAAATGCATCATCATTTATCATAAAACAAATCAAACCGAGGAAAAAAGAACTCAAAAGCAACATATTCAATAAATCTCACAAAAAAACTCCGTTTTCTATGATGAATATAAATTGTCCCTCTCCTGGAAGCAGGACTGCTGGCCTGACCATAAAATAAGGCTACTGATTATATTCTTTTTGGCACTAAGTGCTTCCCAACTGGCTTGCCCAGGGAAAGAACCTAGGTTGGCTGACTCACATGACTGCAACATCAACATTGGGAACTCATCCCAACCTTTGAGCTAACAGTTCTTTGTTTGAAGAAAAGGGTTTCTACATCAGTGCAGTTGATATTGATCGCTCTAGCAACACTTTCCAATTGTGTACTAggtaaaaaactttttaaaaaaatcaccaACAGTAACACACTCATGCAGCACAGATATATAAAACAAGTTGGCATAAATATATGAAAAAATGGAATATTCTCTAATCTAATTCTCCAATCGTTGATGTGTAACTTGGCACTAGAGAAAAGCAAAGTTTCTTCACAGCTACGGGTCCCAAACTTTCCCCAATCACAATGATTGACAGCAGCAATACGAAtttggcaccaccagtcgaaaATCTAACAATCAGCAGCAGTTTTCGCCGCAATGATTCTAGCAGCCATAGACGTTTcgtcgcagtcaaaccaagcacCGACGCGCAACGCAACCGGTGCAAGGAAAGCCAGGCACGCAACTTAAAATTCCACCGAAAGAGGAACAAGAATCTGCGGAGCCAGACCTTGGGCAAGTAGTGCACGGGCACAGATGGCGTGGTGGAGCTGAGGAACCTGTCGAGATTCCCCGCCtcatccagcgccgccgcgggggGAGCGGCGGTGACCGCATCCGCCGCCTTGGCGGTggaggccggcggcggcgcggacaCGGGCCGCGGCTTGGAGGGCGCGTCGGCGGCCCGCCTCTCGGGCTCGTTGACCGGGGCGGGCGTGGGCGTCTCGGCCGGTGGCGTCTTCTGCtgcctggcggcggcggcggcggcggccctggGCGTGAGCGTCCCCGCCGCTGTTGACGGGGACGACGGACGCTGCTGCCCCtgcccctgggccaggcccttgagccgctgcagctgctcctcctgctgctggcGGCGCACGTGGGGCGGGCTGTAGAACCGGTCGACGACGCCACCACCGACGCcgcgcgaggaggaggaggaggaggaggaggcgccggatgggccggccatggcggaggGGCGGCGGAGGTGGGGCTAGGGTTTATTGCTCCCGTGGCGCGGGGGCCGGGGGCGGAGACCGCGAGGAGAGGGGACGGGAGGGGAGGGGCGGGCACGGGCAGGCGGGGTAGGGTTTTGGTGGGCGCTATTTTGGGGGGGGCGGCGGGAAGATCTGGAAGTGGAGGAGGCGCCGTCGTGGCGGGCGACAGCAGCAGCGAACCAAGGAGAGGGAGgagccgagagagagagagagagagagagagagagagaggtttcCGTTCCGTTTGCCGGTTGGGTTTCCACTTCGCGTCgcgtctcctctctctcctgctACTCCCGTTCCGTTCCGTTGCAGTTCTCTGGTCTGGTTGGTTGATTCCCTCCGTGCAGTGCACACCGGTCTGCCCGTGTGTGTGTGTCTATTGTCTTGTCTCCGGATCTCAGCTTTCGGCTCTGCTGCTACGGGCACCCAGCAAAGTTGCATCTACGGGCACTCGGTTTTTGATAAAGTGTCAccgattttatttttcttaaggcctgtttagattgggaacgaaaatttttttggttgtcacatcggatgtgtcggaaggatgtcgggaggggtttttagaaactaataaaaaaacaaattacataactcgtcaggaaactgcaagacaaatttattaagcataattaatctgtcattagcatatgtgggttactgtagcacttaaggctaatcatggagtaactaggcttaaaagattcgtctcgcgattcttaactaaactgtgtaattagtttatttttttatctacatttaatgttccatgcatgtgtccaaagattcgatgggatggatgaaaaaattttgggtagggAACTGAACAGGGCCTAGGCCTTGGTTAGTAAaattttcgcgacactgtagcacttttgtttttttggtaattattgtctaactatggactaactaggcttaaaagattcgtctcggcaattttgaccaaactgtgtaattaatttttattttcgtttatattttaatactccatgcatgcgtctaaagattcgatgtgacagggaatcttgaaaatttttgagtttttgggtgaaactaaacaaggcctcgaaaCCCATGTAAAGTAAAAGAAAACTAAAAATTGAGACTATCAAATGTTTAGTTTGAGAAATCTAATCATTCTAGATGAGATGATGCATCATGAATCCATTACTCAAATTTAGTCGAATAACTTTATTCTCTATACTACTACTAACTATTACTTATCTTTTAAGAAATGAGATGATGACATATCAACTTATTCTGTTCCACGACTTAGAGAGAAAGATGGTAGACCAGCTCATTCTGCAAACAAACACCCTATAAGTTTCCGGTAAAGTAACTTTTTCCTTTCTCAAGCAACCGAGCATGCGAAAAGCAGTGTAACATTCACTACTAACTTTTACCAAGTTAACAAATTAAGCTGTGAGCTCAATATATACTTTGATGCTCTTCTATGCTGGATTCTAAtaaacataaaaataaaatagggCTATTTTTAAACGACCTAGTGCGTATTTCTTGATAAGCATCCTCATCCTAATTATCACATCATAAAACCTTATTTGCAGAACTAAATGTTGAGAGTTGCAAGGTTCGGCATTGGATTCAGGGTTTATTTGATCTATTTTCGTAGCTAACCACGCTAAGCAGTGGCGTGCCGCAAGTGAGGTGGACAAATTGTCCGCCACACTTTTGGCGAACTACAAAGCAAACATCAACTACAACATTGCAGCACTTTGGAAGTTAGCGTGGCGAGTTTTGAATACGATCCAAATGTGCCCTTAATGATTCCATGATTCTAAAatggtactccctccgttccaaaaatATAgggagaaatataaagatttatgtcataaaataggtacactatgaaaatataactaacaaagaatctaatgatacttggttggtaccaaaaatgttattattttgctatataaatttggtcaaacttgaaaaactttgactctccaagattcttggaatgacttataatttgggacggagggagtaccatTTTTTTCATGCTAGTAGtgataatataaataaatagcACATCGTGATTTCATGAGTAGTTTAATTTAGCCAAGATTTCACGAGTAGTTTTTTAGAGATTGGCCGTTTTACATATCTCAATTATTTATTTTAGTTTATTTCACGGTATTTAAGACTATCTTCAACAACTCAAACCAAAACTTGCCATGTCCAACAACCAACGCAAAAAAGAATAGCCCTCGATTTTGGCCTGCATCGATGCTGAGCCAAGCTCTGCCAACCGCTACTTACCGCACCGGCGGTGCGCGTGTCCTCTCCCCAACGTCGGTGTGGTCCCCTTGCCCACTAGCTCCATGCGTCCTCCTTCCCAGCTACTCATCCTTCACCGGTGCTCGCGGTGCCCTCTTCTCTTATAGTCATGTGCGGGCGGGTCCGGTTGATTGGGCGTGGCGGCAACCCTTTCCCACGCGGGTTCGGCCATGACGTCCGCTCGTCTCCCCTGTCAGAGCCAGCTACGTCGCCTCTCCTATCCTCTCCAGCTACCGCATCGATGTGAATTCTCTCATGGTCTGGCGATCGTGCGATTCGCCCAACGAGAATGACCTCCACGACGGCGACATTGACCCGAGCGCACAACCAACACGATCGCGCTCGTTCATCATGAGGTTGTGATCCGGCACCCGTCGCATCTCAGGTGGGTAGGCCTTCTCCTCCACGACGCTTGAGATTTGGGTCTAGAAGAGAGAGACGACGCTTCCTTTGTGTTCTCTCTTTCCTTCAACGCAAAATAGGTTCTTTGTATTGCCTACTCTCTttgacatgtttttttttttctatgaaCCACATATTTTGGGTATGGGTAGCATGATGCCTAGCTTGTTAGAGACACTCTAATTCTGGTACTTGGAACTTGAGACCACAACATTCAGTTTCAATCACTTTGTTTTCCGGCTTAAACATTTTGTTGGTTTCATTATTGGTTATCGGATAATTATATTGACCTGTATCGGTCAAAGAACAATTGAGCAGGTGTTGACATGTAATACGAATATAAATAAATTGTCAGATCGGGGCCGAGTACTGCCAACACTTGGAAGGAAAAATGATGAAATTGCTGGGAGTAGATAGAGGATAAGGTCTCCAGCCGGGCGATAACCCATAGCAGGCCATAGTGGCTGGagagcctttttttttttctcctccgATCTCCAAGGCAAAGCGAGTAAAGATTATCTCATAATCTGGCATGACCCATCCACGCGACGTGGCCGTCCACGCTGTCTGCTCCTGATCCTGATCGAACGGCGCTGAGGGCCGCCCCCTCCCTCGCGTGCGGAATTTTTCTACTGGGGCGTGGCGGATATTCACCGGGGCAGCGGCCGGCAACTGCTTTGTGCGGTTGTGTGCCGGTGCCCTCGCTCCCAAGTCCCAACCGAAGTTGGTCCTCACTGAAAAGTGGATCCCATGCTATGGGTGCACCGTGCACGCCATGCAGTTTGGACGGTGTGGACCTCCCGCGTGACGCACGCACGTGCCGCCGGCGACAGTCAGACAGCCACCCGTACGGACCCCCCCGGCCGGTCGCGGTGAAATGTTCCATCCAGGTCCGCGCGGGCGACTGGTAAGTGGGCCCCACCGGACAGgaacagattggatctgggtcaaCTGAGCTGCTGACCGGACCCGTTCCGCGTCGACAGTCAACGATGAGGAGTTTGGGCTGTTTAGGGCCCCCAGCTTCCGATTGACTGGGCTCAGAGGAAACACACGGCCCACAAAGCTAAAAGTACGTGCCCATTAGTATTTAGCACGTATGTCATTGccgtataaaaataaaaaatatttattcctAAAAAATCCGTTTTAAAGTAGCGCTACATACTATGCTGTAGTAAGTATCATCACCGAGgcaaaaaaatttcgcgacactttagtacttttatttgtttgtgataattattatttaactatagactaactagactcaaaagattcgtctcgtaaattccgaccaaattgtgtaattagtttttatttttatttatatatttatatataatactctatgcatgcgtctaaagattcgatgtgacggggagttttaaaaaattttatgtTTTTGGAATGGAAATAAATaagggcctcgtttagttcacccaaaaaccaaaaagttttcaaaatttcccatcacatcgaatttttcggcacatgcataaagcattaaatatagacaaaaataaaaactaattgcacaatttacctgtaaatcgcgagacgaatcttttgatcctagttagttcataattggaaaatatttgccacaaacaaacgaaagtgctaaactagcgaaatccaaactcttttcgtatctaaacaagaccaagcccatcatcatcaaacaaaacaacaacaacagcagcagcaacaaaaaATGTTCAAAAACAGGCCTACAGTAAGCTGATAAGCTGAAGCAAAAACCATTAGGCATCTACTGCTCGACATCTTGGCTATCGGATGGCCGCTTGTTAAGGGAACAAAGACAAATAAACGCTAAGATCAGCTCCAGTGTTGGCCATAAGCCCATAATCGAACCGTGGGAAAAAAAAAATGCGAGCCAAgcaaggccatgtttagttgccaaaaaattttacaaaatatttcagcccgtcacatcgaatctttagacgtatgcatggagtattaaatataaataaaaataaaaactaattacacaatttggtcgaaattgacgggacgaatcttttgagcctagttagtccataattaaacaatatttatcaaatacaaacgaaaatgctaccgtgttgattttccaaaactttttggaactaaacaaggcccaaaggtAAAATTGCACTGTGTAGATGGTTCGTACCAGAggaagaaaataaatatttcctTTGATGAAGAAAATAAACTCGTGAAAATTatcagtttaaaccctagataatatgttttcatattttcctttgagtctaaagttctaataaaatttgacgttatcgaccgtcaacatgtATCATGAGCAGACCCTTCCCAGCCAGCTAAGACATAAGTGAATTTGAGATCAAAGTCCACAACAATCATGACATTCTGTGTGGGCTCCTTTTTCCTACCCCTGAAAGCTTGCTGCATGTTCCTAGTAACTCTAGCAAGCACATGAGTGCTATCAATGGCACCAATGCAGTCCTATAAACTATACCAGTGAGATACAAGTGCATCCAATGAATATTAACAAATAATGAACCCAAGGTAAATAATTACCTTTAAATATGGATTCCATCTAGGGCTCCCAAGGATCTTTGGAGGAGTGGCTGTGCTAGGTGGCCTAATCACCTCTTTCCAAAGCTAACCAATAGCATTCAACACCACATAAAAATGCTTGTGCACTGTCTCTATGGATCTCCTAAAAGAGTGCCTTACCACCCTAAACCTTTGGTTGTGACCAACCACATGGAGGAACATGGCTACTTGTTCCTTAACAGACACCCCCTCCCTATCTGTCACCAACGACCTCTACCTAAGCACATCACAGAGAGTAAAAAAGGTGCTCTTCTCATCCTAAGCCAAGGGGTTAAGGGGTCAGGTCAGTATCAGATTCTGAACTTTTCCTTTTAAGCCTAGTGCTTACAAAAAACACCATCACAATTGTCATATCAGCAGCCTGCCTACGCATCATGTCACGACGCAAAGAGGGATTCATCTACATGAATGACAGATAAGAACAGTTTAGCTAATCATACCCTGCTATGCATCAACATGCTTGCAACATGAATCAAGAACAATATGAAATGTACATGGCTACAAAATAAAGGCCTCCCAGTGCACACTAAAGACTACATCATCGACCATAGATTGCAACTGACAAATCAACCAAACAGATCACAACTCACACATAGCATCTCACACACCTAAAAAAATAGCAGCTCACATATCTACCCTAAATAGAGCAGATACACAAGTAAAAAATCGACTTGAAAGCAAACCCTCGCAGATTGAACATCATACAATATAACACAAAAGATATCAGATTTCACCTTCGCCTCGGGGTCCTTTCACCAGAGAGGAAGAAGATTTGGAAGTAGAGGTTGCAGATCGGACCAGAGAGGAAGTAGAGATTGCAGATCAGATGGAGAGGAAGAAGAACGTGACGAAGAGGAAGAAGACCACCACCTCAGAGTACCCGCAGCAGCACACCAGCACACACAACCAACGGCAAAGGAGCTCACCACCGGCCGCCGGAGGACACCACCAACACCACGCAGAAACCCGCCGCCACCGGTCACTCACGAGAAAGAAGTGGATTGAGCTAGGAGAGGAGAAGGAACGGATTAAGATCATGGTGGGTCTTCGGTATAGAGGAGGGAAATAGGGAGAGTGTGAAATAGCGCTAGGACGTTTCACCTTCCCACGTGAGCCCGCCGCGGCCACCCCGAGCCCCGCCATCCGCGCTCAAAATCGCCAACCGAGCCCCGCGCGCAGCCGACCTCTAGGGAAACAAAATCTAGTGGCGTCGCTCGGAAGCCAGGCGGAGAGAGGATTTTAGTCCCTCCAAGCCTGGCTGCACACTGGGCTAAGTGCGCAAACACACGCACTTGCAGTCTACGGGCGCAAAGCCCAGCCGAGCCACCCTCACAAACACGCCCCTTGCATGTGCAGCGCGCCCTACGTAGCACCACAGGGTGTGCACATAGTACATGCGCCTATCCCTCTAGGGATGAACATCAGCTTCTTTGGGTGTCATGCCACTTGCCGTACTTCTCGGCcatgccgcatggcctgcccctGGCTCACTCGTTTGCACGCCGCTTGGCTCATGCATTGCCTCACCCCGCCACCTTGCCAACGTGCTGCCACAATCGGACCCACCCCGAAGCCGTGGACTCGTCAGAAGCCTAACTTGGGTTCTCAATTTCTGATGCGGGTGGGGTGAGCAGGAAAGAGATAAGGATAAGGGACAATCTTGTCTTTTCTCCTCCTTTTCCATGGGGTTTTCTTTTTTGAAAATAATGTTTATTTCACCCTTAACTAAAGGACaccaagaccttgtttagttccgaaaagtgaaaagatttcggtaccgtagcactttcgtttgtttgtgacaaatattatccaatcatagactaactaggatcaaaagattcgtctcgtgatttacagctaaactgtgtaattagtttttattttcgtctatatttaatgtttcatgcatatgacacaagatttgatgtgacggggaatcttgaaatttttttggttttcagagtgaactaaacaaggcccaaaaccAGGGGAAACAAAGGTTTCATTTCAAAATTGCAAGAACAAAATATTAAATTGCTAGACAAGGACAATAATATTGTTCTTCCTAATAAGTTTATTTATAGTGAAAATTACATCAACAAATTAGTGGTGTAAATATTTATCTGTTAGATTAGAAAAGGATCAATGCTTTAGAAAAccataataaaataattattatttacttTTTTTTGGTTACAAGAAAAAAATGGAAGGTACTCCATTTCCTTTTATATATAagagataaaagaaaaaaagtccGATAGAAAAAACGGATGCAGGCAAAAAAAATGCCGAAGCTTTTatgtttaaaagaaaaaaataaatgaagatatttgtttcgttcttgctcaaAAGGGGTCATTTTAACAAAAAGACACTTTACTAAATCAGAATTGCGGTGGAGATGCCAATTGTTGTTTTTGCAACAAGGAAACAATCCAacacttttttttattattgtCATGTGTTCAAGTTACATTTGGTTTACAATTACCAACTAATATTTCTGATTTTTAGGAGGCATGGTTGCAACAAGTAGACAATAACAGTCTCAAGATTGTGTGGGAGAAAGTACAATTTTTTTGGTCAATTTGGCTGTGCAAAAATGACATGATCTTTGACAACAAAAGATTACATACTTACTAGTAGGTTATTTTGATGAGCACTCATTGGATGCGCTTATGGGCCATTCCTCAGAAAATGTGCGACGTACCGACTTTGAGATGTGCATGTCGAATATTAGAGACGGTGGCAATGGAGATTTTTGGCAAAGAATGGATGGTTATCTTCTAATAGACTTCATGTTTAGTTGGCGGCTATTGTTTTCTATGTCGCTCTTTGAGAGCATGTTGTTTTTAGTCTATGTAAGTATTTTTAATAATGAATGATCGTGTGCATAAGGTTTTCGAAAGAAATGACAATGTGATACTAAAATAAATTctattttttccaaaaaaaaaagctcCACGAGCCGATGCGTAGGTTAGTGGCAGCGAACTCTATTCTTTTTTGGCTTTCTTTAAATCATATGGTTCGATGTGATATTGGAGCTGCCCTAAGATAATCTCTAACATTGAAGATATAATAATTGCAGTCTACTATAATGCTCTATATGTCAGGCCATCCGCGGGAGACGAAGGTCTTGTTTAAATCCAGGGTAGTCCGGTAGAAACCACAATTTCCATAAAAACCTACgcaaactatggtaaaaatattatctaaatttatcaaaaaaatcacacatgtagatgatatAGATGATACACAATATTATAAAATATCTTATCTAAACTCGAGTTcttttgtgagatataaaaataataaatttctAACAAATTTTATGGACAACTTTCtggcttgaaatttgttatttttgtatctcacaaacAATTCGAGTTTAGACAAGACATTTTACAaggttgtgtatcatcatatcatctacatgtgtgatttttttttatgaatttagaCGACTTTTTTCCGTGGTTTGCACGGGTTTCCAGGAAAGTTGTGGTTTCCACCAGATATATAAAATATTGAGTGTCACATCGGCTGTAACATCAAGGCGTCACATGGAAATATTCAAATagtaaaaataaaacaaattacAGAAGTCCTCAGTACTTcacgagacaaatttattaagcctaattaatctattattAGAACATGTTTACTATAGTTTTACTGTAGCACCACATTGTAAAATCATGGActgattaggtttaaaagattcgtctcgtaaaataGTTATAATATGTGTAAtaagttatttttttaatctatatttaataccctATGCATGTATCAGAGGGCAGAACTAAATAAGGC encodes:
- the LOC8081806 gene encoding uncharacterized protein LOC8081806 isoform X1 gives rise to the protein MAGPSGASSSSSSSSRGVGGGVVDRFYSPPHVRRQQQEEQLQRLKGLAQGQGQQRPSSPSTAAGTLTPRAAAAAAARQQKTPPAETPTPAPVNEPERRAADAPSKPRPVSAPPPASTAKAADAVTAAPPAAALDEAGNLDRFLSSTTPSVPVHYLPKTSMRGWRIADVTNSRPYFCLGDLWEAFKEWSFYGAGVPLVLSGSESVIQYYVPYLSGIQLYVDPSKLSSRTRHPWEESDGESMDTSSEGSSETDADRLRSSTGEATCRLDGGFQRDGDEMHSPSTRPIFEYLETDPPFGREPLTDKVSVLASKFPDLKTFRSCDLLPTSWMSVAWYPIYRIPTGPTLKDLDACFLTFHYLSTPSKDTDPSTPACPSFGGLNCCMNAAGKLTLPVFGLASYKLKSSIWSSNRPEEQQLAASLMQTADDWLRHRQVYHPDFRFFLTHYNTALR
- the LOC8081806 gene encoding uncharacterized protein LOC8081806 isoform X2, encoding MAGPSGASSSSSSSSRGVGGGVVDRFYSPPHVRRQQQEEQLQRLKGLAQGQGQQRPSSPSTAAGTLTPRAAAAAAARQQKTPPAETPTPAPVNEPERRAADAPSKPRPVSAPPPASTAKAADAVTAAPPAAALDEAGNLDRFLSSTTPSVPVHYLPKTSMRGWRIADVTNSRPYFCLGDLWEAFKEWSFYGAGVPLVLSGSESVIQYYVPYLSGIQLYVDPSKLSSRTSEGSSETDADRLRSSTGEATCRLDGGFQRDGDEMHSPSTRPIFEYLETDPPFGREPLTDKVSVLASKFPDLKTFRSCDLLPTSWMSVAWYPIYRIPTGPTLKDLDACFLTFHYLSTPSKDTDPSTPACPSFGGLNCCMNAAGKLTLPVFGLASYKLKSSIWSSNRPEEQQLAASLMQTADDWLRHRQVYHPDFRFFLTHYNTALR